The genomic stretch TAGATTTATTTGAGTAAGGGAGTTCATAATTGCTAAGAACTAGTTGAACAATGCGAAAAGAAGGATGTCCTAAACGACTATGCCATCTGTCAGCTGAAGGCTTGGAGATGCTAAAGGCATGTTTATTCTTGATGGATGGTGAAGATATCAACGGGTAGAGGCCACACACACATCGTCCTTTAATAAGAATTTTCTTCGTTGCCTGATCCTTGACATAGAAATACCACGGGTGAAATTCAATAAATACTTGATTATCTCTAGTAAAGCGATGAACTGAGACAAGATTTTTGGTGGTATGTGGAACATGAAGAACATTTTTTAGATGCAAGGATTTAGAGGGGGTTTTAACAATTGCATGACCAACATGGATAATGTTCATACCTTGCCCATTGGCCGCATGAATCTGCTCACGGCCGATGTACTTCTCCTTCATGGTGAGCTTGTTGAGCTCACCGGTGATGTGGTCGGTGGGGCGAGTGTCACCATACCAGTTGGTGTCCACGCCGTATGACGCGATGTTGGCGCCCTTCTCCTCTTCGTCTTCATCCTCGGAGTAGATTCATGGCCCGGCTTGCCGCAGATTTGGCACGTGACGAGGTCACGGTCCTTGTGGCCGCTCCTGCCTCCTCCACGATGGCCACCATTGCCGCCGCGCTGCTGACGACCATGGGCACGGCTGTTGTAGCCCCGGCCTCCTCTGCGTCCGCCACGTCCACGCGGTCCGCCACGTCCGCGTTGCGCCGAGTTGACGGAGGAACCTCCGCCGGTGTCGCCACCAAGCAACTCGATGCGGTTGTCGTAGGCGCAGACCTGGGCGTACAGGTTGCCCACGGTGAGATCTTCTGCTCCGTTGACCCCAATGGCGGCGAAGAGGGGGTTGTAGGATTCGTCGAGGCCGGCGAGGAGATAGCTCTTCTTCTTCGATTGGCCGGCCCGCTGCGGCGAGCTCATCAGCTAGGCCCTTCATCTTGGTGAAGAACTGGGCCGTCGTCATGTTCTCCTTTTTTGTTTTGGCGAGGGCGACGCGCAGATTGGAGATGCGCGTTCGGGACTAGGAGGCGAACATGGACTTGATCGCGCTCCAGACATCTGCCACTGTTTCCATCCCAATAATAGAGATGAGAATATCAGGTGAAAGAGTGTTTAGCAGGAACGATAGAACCTGCTGATCCGTCGCCACCCATGCATCGTAGGCTGGGTTGGTCTCATGGAACGACTTGTCGTCCTTTTCGACGGTGATGGTTTCTGGCAGAGCATCCGTCTTGGCGTCGATGAAGCTCGTCAGACGGGCTCCACGGATCGGCGGAAGAACTTGTGACTGCCAGAGAAGGTAGTTGGATCTGGTCAGCTTCTCGCTCACGGCTAAACCGGCTAAGGGGTTCGTCatggcgacggtggtggagcggcgAGGCTGTAGATGTGTTTTAGGaagtaggctctgataccatatgatcgcTAGAGGTTTTTGGGTTTAACGATGGGGACTTCCATCGGTTGCGTGTTAATTTATATGCCAACACCGGCAGAGATAAGTACACGGAAGGTTACaacaaacaaagaaaagaaagggATGATCCTGATCTTATAGTTACGATCGGATCACCACAGATACAACTGAACTTCTATCTATCTCTATCTGAACTTCCGTCAGGGTTAATCTGAACTTCCGTATAATATAACGGATACTTCAACAAACTTCTCATTTCTGAAATCTGTACAAGTACACACCAATTTTCCTGGGTTTAATTGTTGACATTTTTCTCTTGCATCGTAACGAGATATACAGAAAGTCATGTGTTGTTCCATTTTCACTATATGTGGTTTTTCATCAAATCCTCTCCCTGGTACTCAACCGCTCGCGCGGTCAGCTTCTGTCGGGGGCGCGACCTCAATTCTCTTTGCATACACGACACATTAATTAAGGGTACATGGACGCATTAATTAAGGGCTGTTTCACATGTACATGCAGACAAGATAAGTGGATGGGGACCATCAGCGAATCTATCAGCTAGCCCATGCAGAACTTTCCTTATATTGTGAATTTggtcagaatttttttttaccaaaAAAGGAAATTTTTCCATAAATAGAAATTTCGAATGCTACTAAAAATAGAAATTTTTGGTCGGAATCGAACCGCATGAGCGGTCGACCGCCAGCTAGGCCTGCCCTTTTTCCATACCCTTATGAGCCCTCTTTCATTCCTCTGCTAAAAGATTAAGTGTCAGGTGAAAACATAAGGAAAGTCTTTGGACATAATGCTATACACGATGTCAACAATTCAGCATTGTGGAAGCCAAACCTCTAGGTCTGAACCGATAGCCAAGCATGAAAAGACTGATGTATAGTTTTCAATTGCACAACATCGTGCCTAAAATCGCGTGATTCTTGTGGAACCATGTTTGATCTTATAAATGTACTAGAAACCGAAGGTATCCAAATGGAAAAGGAACGTGTGATAACTGGAAGTTATTAAAGAGGATACTGGAAAGCAGCCGGTCACCAAGGAATTTCCCATGcaagaaaaaagagaaataaattcCACTGAAAACTGATATGCCCAGATCTGTAGGATCGATTTCCATCTACAGTGGCAAAATGCTAACCTGGCACACGGCTAATCTTTCAGCAAAGAGGTGTAATTTTGATATAGGTAATAATTACTGTAATCAATTCAGAATATGCATAGATACAGAGATAGATCCGCTTGAAAATTCAAACTGAGAAACAACTGCCATTTTGACGAGCACAAATTGAGTTTATTCTGAAGATTGACCTATACAGGTCACATCGATGCACATCCATGAGTAGCGATAATTTGATTATCAAAGCCATGCCTCAAATTCGAGAAAATTAAATATTAGTCCTCTTTGTCATATCTTCTCCATACAACTGATTACTTGCTAGTcttaacaacaacaaaatccgTGAAATCAACTATGCATCTATTACAGGTATATAAAGATGTGAAATAAGCCACATATTTATTACACGCCCTATATTTTGTATTTTCAAACAGAGGAAGTGACCATTATTACAAAGAATAATGGTAACTAGTATAGGGAGATACAAATAAAACATTTgtggaaatggccaaggcttcacGGACTGATCATAGCAAATTAAAACCAGAAGGGGAGTCTGGTATTCATGCTATAAGGATGCATGAACGATTAAAGTacaaagaccaagatgtaaaaaaACATATATTCTTTGTACAAGAGATAGGACATGAAATCTCAGAAAAGAAGATTGAACATCATTAACTAGAATATGTAAGGTAAAATAGAAGAGAATATGCACTGGATCTATCAAAAAATAAAGAGAAATATGCACGGAAGAAGCAGAATTGCAAGTCGGACATTATCATAACTGCATTAAACAGAACCAAAACCAAGACAGAAGTGATATCTGTTTGTGTCAAGCTGTAGCTATACAAAGAAGATTTGAAAACAAAACATTTGCGTTGACACGAACCTGATAATCAAACTGTTATAGCCACTAAACAGAGGAGCAAATGGACAAACTTTACGCCTGTATACATGGGGAGGTACAGATATTACCGGCCAACCAAAATTTTCGCATAGATTTccaaatgccattgcagtttcaacCTGCAGTTGCACCATTGTAACCTTGCACCTTTCATGTTATCCTATTATATAACAGAGACAATTGCATTTATAACTTGATTTAGAAGTTAACCAAGCAGACATCATCTAAAAATACCCTGGCCAAACATGATTATCATAATCTACCTCGATACTAACCAAAGCCACCAGGCCCAGCCAGGAAGCATGTCGCACATGTCAAATCAGAGGCTTAGTGCCGGATAAGAATAAGTCAATAGAAGAGGGATTTATTTTAGTAAAACATCTTACTATCCCATCAAGAGGGAGTTAATAGATCCATATATAAAGTTGCAAGGGAAGACGTGCGCAACAAAAACTTGAACATGATATGCATACAGTAGTGTTAATGATCACCGCAAGATACTGCAGCAACACTAACCCTCATGAGAAGAAAGAGCCAGTCAGAAGTTGTAGATTGTACAATAGTGTTCCCATAGCCTCCTTTCCATCAGTACTTGCAACGGGATACGACGATTTTGGTGGATGAACATACCAATCAGTGTTAATGGTCATGAAAATCAGCCTGCTTAATAGGGAGGCCATACAAAAGAAGTGATAAGTAATATAGCAGCCAATAAAAGagaaacacaacaaaatcagccaCGCCCGTATAGATTGAAGTATGACAAGTGGTTTCACTACAAGAAGGGCAACTAACATATATAAGTAAAATGAGAGTAATACTAGGGCATCATGACATGTTTTTCAGTAGCAGCTGTGTATGATAAATAACTACACAAGAACTAGCTGCATTATATAGATCACATCGGTCATCCTTGTTTGAAGTTTTGAATTAACTATCACTAACTGCTAATGTACCAACCCCCAAAGATCACATTTTGAAAAGGGTATGTGTGACATGAAAGAAAATTATCTGGTTGAAGATAGACAATACCTGCCACAACCCTCCACTCTACACCTTAGTATATCTTACTTTTATGCCTGCGCTTTCCAATACAAGAGCTTCTTGGAAGAGCTCGATAAACTCGTGGATGAGATCCACCATGATATGTTAACTGACATCTGCAATCTTTTTGCCATTAGCAAACCTATAATATAATGCACCATGTGGTCTGGACACGTGCAAATAGAGGGCACATGGATCAATGTACATAGGATGCACGCCCAGCAAGCACGCAGCGGACCAGAACTCTGCAGTGGCACCATCACTCAGCTCCATCCTAGTGTATGCATGGAAGACATACACGACCAAATAGTTGAAAGAGAGCTCTGAACTATTCCAAGGCTTACCAGCTGAGACCAGTGCATCAAATGACTCCATCAAAAAATTGGTACTTTGCTGGGAGCAAATTTATTTGTTCTCGGTATTTCCCTTTCCGTGAAAAGAGAGACAGTAGCAATGAAGTAGTTGAAGCTTCAAGTGAGATGCTCTTCCCATCAACTTCAGACATATAATTTCCAGCCTTGACTATTTCCCCCTTTTCCAATAATGTTCTGATGATATCATTTACAAGACGAGAGCTAGGAGCACAACCACTCTTCTCCATTGATGAGAACATACTGTCAGCTTCTTCCAGTGATCCTTCTTTTAGAAGATTATTTATCATAACTCCATAAGTAGAAGCATTAGGCACCAACCCACTGGCTGGTATTGCAGCAAACAAATCTTTAGCTTCTTCTATTTTCCGAACCATGTACATTGCATTAATCATGGTATTGAGTATTGCAATATCAAACTTCACATTATTTGCACATAATTTATGGAAGAGGATGATGGCTTCATCAGCACAATTATTTCTGCAAAGTCCCCCAAGGATTATTCTGTATGTGGAAATGCTCACTGTTGTTTCACTTTCAATCATCTCCTTGAACATTTTCTTTGCAGCGACAGTTTGCCCAGCACGGAATAATCCATCCAGTATGATGTTATATGCAACAGTAGTAGGTTTAACTTTCTTATGCGACATTTCTCTAAACAGACTCAACCCATCAACAATCCTTCCTCTTTTAAGATAGCCATCAATAAGTGTAGTATACGTAATAACATCAGGCTGAATGCCAACTGATACCATGGAATCAAGCACTCGAGATGCTTTCTCCATCTTGCCGACTAAGCAATATCCGTCAATCAGTGAAGTAAATGTAATGATATCAGGCGTCTCACCTATCTCTATAACCAAGTTGAAGATATCGTGTGCATCCAAAACCCTTCCTTCTTTGCATAGAATGTTAATTATTGAATTGAAGAACACAATGTTGGGTCGAGGAATACCTCTGTTCATCATTTCATAAACCAACTCCTTAGCTTTCCCTAAATTACCATGTGTACAACAACCCTGAATTAGGGAGTGATAAACAACTGCGTTTGGTTCTACCCCGATGTAAATCATCTGACTGAATTTGTCCATAGCATCAGCCAGCCTGCCCATTCTACAAAGTGAAGCTATTAGAGTTGAATAGGTGATTACATCTGGACTCACTCCTTGTTCCCACATTTGCGTAAGTATGAGCATAGCTTCATCCATCATTCCATGTTTAGCATATGCATCAATTAGGATATTGAAAACATGAGAGTCGGCTACAATACCATTGCTTGACATTGAATCAAAGAGATTAATCATATCAGCAAAGCATCCTTGAGACGCATAACCATGGAGCAGAGCACCATACGTGACGATGTTAGGTTTGTGGCCCTTGGCGGTCATGGAATCAAAAACACCTGCAGCTTCTTTGGTTCTTCCATGCTTGCAAAGGGAGGCCATGAACGAGCTCCAAGTAACAATATTTGGTATGAGACCCTGGCTTGTCATTTTTCTTAACAGTTTACTTGCCTCTTTCCACTGGCCCAAACTGGAATATCCATGTATCATGCTAGTATATGTCACTTCATCCGGTTGAACACCGTTGTCAACCATTTGCCGAAGGAACAACTCTGCCTTGTCCATTACTCTGGCCTTGCACAAGGCATCAATAATCGAGCTATATGTCACCACATCTGACAAGATCCCTTGCTGCGCCATTTCATGGAATAGATCGCATGCCTTGCCAATTTCCCCTTCCTTAAGGAAGCCGTGTATGACGGTGTTATATGCGACCACACTGAGGGAGCAGGCGCCTCCTTCTTTCCTCACTTTTTGAAGCAAGTCGAGCGCTTGTTGGCTCCTCCTCTTGTCACATAAGATCTTCaggacaatggagtatgagaaggCATTAGGCACACAGCCGATCTCGGACATCCTATGAAGCAGCAGGTTCAGAGCCTCATCTGTCCGTTTTGCATAGCAGAGGCACTTGAGGAGGGTGTTGGCGACGATCACATTTTTCCTGAGGCCCGTCCTGAGGAGGAGGCCGAAGAAGGCAAGCCCTAGTTCTGGGTGACTTGTGCGGCAACAGCAGTTCATGAGGATGCAGTAGGTGTAGTCTGAGGGAGGCGCCACCCGCGGGCCAGCTTCTTCTCGGCGCGCACGGTTAAAGAGGGTGATGGCGAGGGCAGGCCCATCTCTGCAGGCTGCGGAGTCCGGCGcacgggcgagggcggcgaggaagccgTTCAGGGAGCGCTCAGAGACCGGGGCGGCCTGCCGTAGCAAATCGTCGAACAGGTGGTGCGCGTCCTCCGGGCTGAGCGTGCCGGCGCGGGCGCGCTCCGTGGCCGCGGCAAAGGCGGCGTGGGGAGACCAGGAGCGTGAGGGCCGTGcgggggaggtggtggtggtggtggaggaaaggcggcggcggatgcgggacacgggcgtggtggtggagtagcGGGGAGGCATCAGGATCTGCCGTGGCGGGGAAGCAGCGCGGCAAGATATCCCACGAGGCGTCCAGCTCTGAGGAGGCAGCCCCGCCGCGAGCTAGCCACCCCCGACGGCGAGCTTCTTGCCGGCGAGACGGAGAATCAGTTTCAGAGAATCGATTGGATTTTCTTTTTCGGTGCATGACTTTCTTGTGTTCGGCAGTTGCGTTCTGAAACATGCCAACTCTGTGTTTGTTTAGACTAGAATACAAGATTAAAAAGTAGGACCTGCTTCAGTTTGGGTAAAAATGACAAAACTCCAAATGTCATCTCCAATtgcccgatgcaaacggacgttcAGCTAGAAGCAAACGAGGCCTAAATTTGCGTCGGATGTGTCGGCGTGGTCACTGCACGGTCGTGCCGCTTAACCATTTGCTTCTCCCACGGTCCCGCCTAGCATTGA from Lolium rigidum isolate FL_2022 chromosome 4, APGP_CSIRO_Lrig_0.1, whole genome shotgun sequence encodes the following:
- the LOC124646809 gene encoding protein Rf1, mitochondrial-like codes for the protein MPPRYSTTTPVSRIRRRLSSTTTTTSPARPSRSWSPHAAFAAATERARAGTLSPEDAHHLFDDLLRQAAPVSERSLNGFLAALARAPDSAACRDGPALAITLFNRARREEAGPRVAPPSDYTYCILMNCCCRTSHPELGLAFFGLLLRTGLRKNVIVANTLLKCLCYAKRTDEALNLLLHRMSEIGCVPNAFSYSIVLKILCDKRRSQQALDLLQKVRKEGGACSLSVVAYNTVIHGFLKEGEIGKACDLFHEMAQQGILSDVVTYSSIIDALCKARVMDKAELFLRQMVDNGVQPDEVTYTSMIHGYSSLGQWKEASKLLRKMTSQGLIPNIVTWSSFMASLCKHGRTKEAAGVFDSMTAKGHKPNIVTYGALLHGYASQGCFADMINLFDSMSSNGIVADSHVFNILIDAYAKHGMMDEAMLILTQMWEQGVSPDVITYSTLIASLCRMGRLADAMDKFSQMIYIGVEPNAVVYHSLIQGCCTHGNLGKAKELVYEMMNRGIPRPNIVFFNSIINILCKEGRVLDAHDIFNLVIEIGETPDIITFTSLIDGYCLVGKMEKASRVLDSMVSVGIQPDVITYTTLIDGYLKRGRIVDGLSLFREMSHKKVKPTTVAYNIILDGLFRAGQTVAAKKMFKEMIESETTVSISTYRIILGGLCRNNCADEAIILFHKLCANNVKFDIAILNTMINAMYMVRKIEEAKDLFAAIPASGLVPNASTYGVMINNLLKEGSLEEADSMFSSMEKSGCAPSSRLVNDIIRTLLEKGEIVKAGNYMSEVDGKSISLEASTTSLLLSLFSRKGKYREQINLLPAKYQFFDGVI